From a region of the Salinispira pacifica genome:
- a CDS encoding TetR/AcrR family transcriptional regulator, whose amino-acid sequence MARQQDEEKRSKILQAAIKAFGEQGFTNTTMKDIAIASGIAPGSIYTYFKDKEVLFISAVNAVWKKFNRQLSSILHSDRPLSDRVTAITDYGFDILKELHPLVRGMYQEANRLNLFRKNLVRVSTQLSAIFDAPEAANYPLAQYDSESRAYLLKLWISGILFTFSSVSSTRLKGEIEKMRSLIVQGIMPQEDRPGK is encoded by the coding sequence ATGGCCCGTCAGCAGGATGAGGAAAAGCGAAGTAAAATTCTTCAGGCCGCAATCAAAGCCTTCGGAGAACAGGGCTTTACCAATACTACCATGAAAGATATTGCAATTGCTTCAGGTATTGCCCCGGGCTCAATTTATACCTATTTTAAGGATAAGGAAGTACTGTTTATTTCGGCAGTCAATGCGGTGTGGAAAAAGTTCAACCGGCAGTTAAGCAGTATACTCCACTCCGACCGCCCCTTATCAGACCGTGTGACAGCGATTACAGATTACGGGTTCGATATTCTGAAAGAACTGCATCCGTTGGTTCGGGGAATGTATCAGGAAGCAAACCGTCTGAATCTGTTCCGCAAAAACCTTGTGAGGGTGAGCACACAGCTTTCGGCAATTTTTGACGCCCCCGAGGCTGCAAATTACCCGTTGGCCCAATATGATTCAGAATCCCGGGCATATCTGCTGAAATTATGGATTTCCGGGATATTGTTTACATTCTCATCTGTTTCAAGCACCCGGTTGAAGGGCGAAATTGAGAAGATGCGAAGCCTTATAGTACAGGGAATAATGCCTCAGGAAGACCGACCCGGAAAATAA
- a CDS encoding dicarboxylate/amino acid:cation symporter, whose translation MKLWIKYLIAAAAGILLGILLPLNGGDTEVYLQNLYTYVLHIGRYLIFPLVFFGLTIGTYELWMENRFFKLYGRSLAYIVAAAISSGVIGAVFVAVFSPDRVPIIIEEAQVTPLPGLAEQFTRVFPKNLFNVFTGNGDFLLPLVIFAVILGIGLLRNRSVSAPVIDVFESLSRVFRNLNRVVLEILSFGLFFMAAYRTSQLRGMVDLELFTQLLFVVIGAVLFVLFVLIPALLYFLGNRERNPFLWIFSALPAGISALLSGDMYFTLSSAHGSVGENMGIQQKAGSAMLPLGAVFSRSGTALVTAISFVLILRSYSSLDVTFVQYLWIIGSSILISFMLGTVPGSGMVVSLSLISAWYGQGLEEGFLILLPIAPILTALSVLVDIMVILLINQLVADRESMVRSVPVKDFL comes from the coding sequence ATGAAACTCTGGATCAAATACTTGATCGCCGCAGCAGCAGGAATTCTGTTGGGAATTCTGCTCCCGTTGAACGGCGGCGATACCGAAGTATATTTACAGAATCTGTATACCTATGTGCTGCACATAGGGCGGTACCTCATCTTTCCCCTGGTGTTTTTCGGTTTGACCATCGGGACGTACGAGCTTTGGATGGAAAACCGTTTCTTCAAATTATACGGCCGGAGTCTGGCCTATATTGTTGCTGCGGCCATCAGCTCAGGGGTTATCGGAGCGGTATTTGTAGCTGTTTTTTCCCCCGACCGGGTACCGATTATCATAGAAGAGGCCCAGGTCACCCCCCTGCCGGGTCTTGCAGAACAGTTCACCAGAGTTTTCCCGAAAAATCTCTTCAATGTGTTTACCGGAAACGGTGACTTCCTTCTTCCCCTGGTTATTTTTGCAGTGATCCTTGGAATCGGTCTTCTGAGAAACCGGTCTGTTTCCGCACCGGTGATTGATGTTTTTGAAAGTCTCAGCCGGGTTTTCCGGAACTTGAACCGGGTGGTACTTGAAATTCTCAGCTTCGGACTCTTTTTCATGGCTGCATACCGTACATCCCAGCTTCGGGGAATGGTTGATCTTGAACTGTTCACCCAGCTGCTGTTCGTGGTGATCGGCGCAGTTCTGTTTGTTCTGTTCGTTCTCATTCCCGCACTTCTCTATTTCCTGGGGAACCGCGAACGTAATCCGTTTCTGTGGATATTTTCCGCCTTGCCGGCAGGAATTTCAGCCCTTCTTTCGGGAGATATGTATTTCACCCTCAGTTCAGCACACGGAAGCGTGGGGGAAAACATGGGAATCCAGCAGAAAGCCGGATCGGCCATGCTGCCTCTGGGAGCGGTCTTCAGCAGGAGCGGTACAGCCCTGGTTACCGCAATCAGCTTCGTCCTGATACTCAGATCATATTCCAGTCTGGATGTAACCTTCGTACAGTACCTCTGGATCATCGGATCAAGCATTCTCATCAGTTTTATGCTGGGAACGGTTCCCGGCAGCGGAATGGTTGTAAGCTTATCCCTAATATCCGCCTGGTACGGGCAGGGTCTGGAAGAGGGGTTTCTCATACTTCTCCCCATAGCCCCCATTCTCACGGCACTTTCGGTTCTTGTTGATATTATGGTGATACTGCTGATAAACCAGCTGGTGGCTGATCGTGAATCCATGGTGCGCAGCGTCCCGGTGAAGGATTTTCTCTAA
- a CDS encoding NAD+ synthase, with the protein MKIAVGQINSVIGDFSGNVKRILSYSREAADAGAEIIVFPELSVCGYPPMDLLDHPAFLQDNLKALRRLQHELPPETAVVVGYVEKNPGLKGKALQNTAAVIYGGRIVHRQEKTLLPTYDVFDEARYFEPAHSRTVWKFGHRKIGVAICEDMWWEDEDAGNLRYAVDPVQELLDEGAELILVPSASPFHAGKLNTRKKLIHNIGSSSRVPVVYANMCGANDNLIFDGRSLISDSHGDIHAMGEGFREQLLVDEIVENGRALDVSVDSYEEIEQALHLGISDYLKKTGFQRVHLGLSGGVDSALVLTLAVHALGKEKVEAFMLPSQYSSSGSISDSEKLCRNLGITPKTIAIEPLYNAFESSLAPHFEGTQPGLAEENIQARIRGTLLMAYSNKYASLVLTTGNKSELGVGYCTLYGDMAGSLAVIGDLFKTEVYALCRHINRNGEIIPEEIISKPPSAELRPDQKDQDSLPDYEILDGILKLYLHRGYTTRELIDMGFEQEVVQKVIGLVARSEYKRRQAPPVLKVSPKAFGTGRRIPIARNMYEQKLSRDI; encoded by the coding sequence ATGAAAATCGCAGTGGGACAAATCAATTCGGTAATCGGTGATTTTTCCGGTAATGTGAAGCGCATACTCAGCTACAGCCGGGAAGCTGCTGATGCGGGTGCGGAGATAATTGTATTTCCCGAGCTTTCGGTATGCGGATATCCTCCCATGGACCTTCTGGATCATCCCGCCTTTCTACAGGACAATCTGAAGGCTCTCAGACGGCTTCAGCATGAACTCCCGCCGGAAACCGCCGTAGTTGTTGGCTATGTGGAGAAGAACCCGGGACTAAAGGGCAAAGCCCTGCAGAACACCGCCGCCGTGATATACGGAGGCAGAATTGTTCACCGACAGGAAAAAACGCTTCTTCCCACATACGATGTATTCGATGAAGCCCGGTACTTCGAACCCGCCCATTCCAGAACCGTCTGGAAATTCGGCCATCGCAAAATCGGAGTGGCCATCTGTGAGGATATGTGGTGGGAGGATGAGGATGCCGGGAATCTCCGGTATGCCGTCGATCCTGTGCAGGAACTGCTGGATGAGGGCGCCGAACTGATTCTTGTGCCCTCGGCAAGCCCCTTTCATGCAGGGAAGCTGAATACCCGGAAAAAACTGATCCACAATATCGGCAGCTCCAGCCGGGTGCCGGTGGTATATGCCAATATGTGCGGTGCAAACGATAATCTGATTTTTGACGGCCGGTCATTAATATCAGATTCCCACGGTGATATTCATGCCATGGGCGAAGGGTTCCGGGAACAGCTGCTGGTTGATGAAATTGTAGAGAACGGCAGGGCTCTGGACGTCTCAGTTGATTCATATGAGGAAATCGAACAGGCTCTCCACCTGGGGATCTCCGACTATCTGAAAAAAACGGGCTTCCAGCGGGTACATCTGGGACTGTCCGGTGGAGTGGATTCCGCCCTGGTTCTTACCCTGGCAGTCCATGCTCTGGGAAAAGAAAAGGTGGAGGCATTTATGCTGCCAAGTCAGTATTCCTCCAGCGGAAGCATCAGCGACTCGGAGAAGCTCTGCCGCAACCTGGGAATTACCCCCAAAACCATTGCCATCGAGCCGCTGTACAACGCATTCGAATCTTCCCTCGCCCCCCATTTTGAGGGTACCCAACCCGGCCTTGCGGAAGAAAATATTCAAGCCCGCATACGGGGTACTCTACTTATGGCCTATTCCAACAAATACGCCAGTCTGGTGCTCACCACCGGAAACAAGTCGGAACTGGGTGTGGGATACTGTACGCTGTACGGCGATATGGCCGGTTCACTTGCGGTGATCGGGGATTTATTCAAGACTGAAGTGTACGCTCTGTGCCGGCATATCAACAGAAACGGGGAAATCATTCCCGAAGAAATTATCAGTAAGCCCCCTTCTGCGGAACTCAGACCCGACCAGAAAGACCAGGACAGCCTGCCGGATTATGAGATACTGGACGGGATTCTCAAGCTTTACCTGCACCGGGGCTATACAACCCGGGAACTGATCGACATGGGTTTTGAACAGGAAGTGGTTCAGAAAGTTATCGGACTTGTGGCCCGTTCGGAGTACAAACGACGGCAGGCACCGCCGGTGCTGAAAGTATCACCCAAGGCCTTCGGTACCGGACGCCGGATTCCCATTGCCCGGAATATGTATGAGCAGAAGCTCAGCAGAGATATTTGA
- the proS gene encoding proline--tRNA ligase — protein sequence MAEKITPRSENYSDWYIDIVTQAKLADYSPVRGSMVIRPRGYAIWEKVQSALDTMFKETGHENAYFPLLIPEEFMRREAEHVEGFAPELAVVTHGGGQELDEPLVIRPTSETIIWSMYKKWIQSYRDLPLLINQWANVMRWEKRTRLFLRTSEFLWQEGHTAHATAEEAEEETKTMLNVYKTFAEEYMALPVLTGVKSENEKFAGAIDTYAIEALMQDGKALQAGTSHFLGQNFAKAFDVSFQNKEGKLEHVWASSWGVSTRLIGALIMAHSDDSGLVLPPRLAPTKVAVVPIFRNKTKEQVMAYAEKIFGEIKEEVGGLPKSVILDTDEQNSPGWKFAEYEMLGVPVRVEIGPRDMENNKVMVVRRDTKEKILMDASEAPAKIPRLLEEIQQGLFQKAKAFREENSRTAESYDEFREIFSGDGGKGFVTAAWNGDPAVEDRIKGETKATIRVLPFGNEEEARGKTCIFTGEPAKHMAVFARAY from the coding sequence ATGGCAGAAAAGATTACTCCCCGAAGCGAGAACTATTCCGATTGGTACATTGATATCGTTACCCAGGCGAAACTTGCGGATTACAGCCCCGTACGGGGAAGCATGGTGATCCGGCCAAGGGGATATGCCATATGGGAGAAGGTTCAGTCAGCCCTCGATACAATGTTCAAGGAAACCGGGCATGAAAACGCATACTTTCCCCTCCTTATACCTGAAGAGTTCATGCGCCGGGAAGCTGAACATGTTGAGGGGTTCGCCCCGGAGCTTGCGGTCGTTACCCACGGCGGCGGTCAGGAACTTGATGAGCCCCTGGTTATCCGTCCCACATCCGAAACCATCATCTGGAGCATGTACAAAAAATGGATTCAGTCCTACCGTGATCTTCCTCTGCTGATCAATCAATGGGCAAATGTAATGCGCTGGGAAAAGCGAACCCGTCTCTTTTTACGTACATCTGAATTTCTTTGGCAGGAGGGACATACCGCCCACGCCACCGCCGAAGAAGCTGAAGAAGAAACCAAAACCATGCTCAACGTATATAAAACCTTTGCAGAGGAATACATGGCTCTGCCGGTGCTCACCGGGGTGAAAAGCGAAAATGAAAAATTTGCGGGAGCCATCGACACATATGCAATCGAAGCCCTGATGCAGGACGGTAAAGCTCTCCAGGCAGGCACAAGTCATTTTCTCGGTCAGAACTTTGCCAAAGCGTTCGATGTAAGCTTCCAGAACAAAGAGGGAAAGCTCGAGCATGTGTGGGCCAGCTCCTGGGGTGTATCCACCCGTCTCATCGGTGCGCTGATCATGGCCCATTCCGACGACAGCGGCCTGGTTCTCCCGCCCCGGCTTGCACCCACCAAGGTTGCAGTAGTCCCCATTTTCCGGAACAAGACCAAAGAGCAGGTTATGGCGTATGCCGAAAAGATTTTCGGAGAAATAAAGGAAGAGGTGGGCGGCCTGCCGAAATCTGTGATCCTGGATACCGACGAACAGAACTCTCCAGGCTGGAAATTCGCCGAATATGAAATGCTCGGCGTACCTGTCAGGGTTGAAATCGGTCCCAGAGATATGGAAAACAACAAGGTAATGGTGGTTCGCCGGGATACCAAAGAGAAAATTCTCATGGATGCCTCCGAAGCTCCGGCAAAAATTCCCCGGCTGCTGGAAGAAATCCAGCAGGGGCTTTTCCAGAAGGCCAAGGCCTTCCGGGAGGAAAACAGCCGAACAGCGGAAAGCTATGACGAATTCCGGGAAATATTCAGCGGTGACGGCGGCAAGGGCTTCGTGACCGCAGCATGGAACGGAGATCCTGCAGTGGAGGACCGGATTAAAGGGGAAACCAAGGCAACCATCCGGGTATTACCCTTCGGAAATGAGGAAGAAGCCCGTGGGAAAACCTGTATTTTCACCGGTGAACCGGCCAAACACATGGCGGTCTTTGCACGGGCCTACTGA